A single genomic interval of Bacillus sp. es.036 harbors:
- the pdhA gene encoding pyruvate dehydrogenase (acetyl-transferring) E1 component subunit alpha — MGTKTIENIEGQFEMFQILNENGEIVNEEAMPELSDEQLQELMRRMVYTRILDQRSISLNRQGRLGFYAPTAGQEASQLGSQFALDKEDWILPGYRDVPQIIWHGLPLYKAFLFSRGHFVGNQADGLNVLSPQIIIGAQITQTAGVALGLKKKGKKNVAITYTGDGGASQGDFYEGMNFAGAYAAPAIFVVQNNRFAISVPVEKQSAAKTIAQKAVAAGIQGVQVDGMDVLAVYKAVTDARERAINGEGPTLIETMTYRYGPHTMAGDDPTRYRSEDLDSEWEKKDPIVRFRKYLESKNLWSEEKENEVVDNAKDEIKAAIKKADGTPKQKVTDLISNMYEELPQNLREQYEQYSAKESK, encoded by the coding sequence ATGGGAACTAAAACCATCGAAAACATCGAAGGCCAATTCGAAATGTTCCAGATTCTAAATGAAAATGGCGAAATCGTTAATGAAGAAGCAATGCCTGAACTATCAGATGAGCAGCTTCAAGAATTAATGCGCCGCATGGTGTACACACGTATTCTTGACCAACGTTCAATCTCTTTGAACCGTCAAGGACGTCTTGGCTTCTACGCACCAACTGCAGGACAGGAAGCTTCACAACTAGGAAGTCAATTTGCACTTGATAAAGAGGACTGGATTCTTCCAGGTTATCGTGATGTTCCTCAAATCATCTGGCACGGTCTTCCACTATATAAAGCATTTTTATTCTCCCGTGGTCACTTTGTAGGAAACCAGGCTGATGGTCTTAACGTATTGAGCCCACAAATTATTATTGGTGCTCAAATTACACAAACAGCTGGCGTTGCGCTTGGACTTAAGAAAAAAGGCAAGAAAAACGTAGCAATCACTTACACTGGTGATGGCGGTGCTTCTCAAGGGGATTTCTATGAAGGAATGAACTTTGCAGGTGCTTATGCTGCTCCAGCGATCTTCGTTGTGCAAAACAATCGATTCGCAATCTCAGTTCCAGTTGAAAAACAATCTGCGGCGAAAACAATCGCTCAAAAAGCAGTTGCAGCTGGTATTCAAGGTGTTCAAGTAGACGGTATGGACGTTCTTGCTGTTTATAAAGCAGTTACGGATGCTCGTGAGCGCGCGATTAATGGTGAAGGTCCAACACTAATTGAAACAATGACTTACCGTTATGGTCCACATACAATGGCTGGTGACGATCCAACACGTTACCGTTCTGAAGATCTTGATAGCGAGTGGGAAAAGAAAGATCCAATCGTTCGCTTCCGCAAGTATCTTGAGAGCAAAAACCTTTGGTCAGAAGAAAAAGAAAATGAAGTAGTTGATAATGCGAAGGACGAAATCAAAGCGGCTATTAAGAAAGCAGATGGCACTCCTAAGCAAAAAGTAACAGATCTTATTTCTAACATGTACGAAGAGCTTCCACAGAACCTTCGTGAACAATACGAACAATATAGTGCAAAGGAGTCGAAGTAA
- a CDS encoding polysaccharide deacetylase family protein: MTNTLKWMMLALLVFVAACSTNAGSEPNTDASKNEASNSEQASNEQEASQDSSEEEADSKEASDQEEKKEEEEATAEETEPEYRLNEAFWGFEPINDAPAEAVLLTIDDAPDKNAVEMAKTLKELDAPAIFFVNGHFIDTDEEKARLKEIHEMGFAIGNHTMTHADLKSLSEDEQREEILKLNEMIEEVIGEKPKFFRAPFGSNTDYSKSLAKEEGMLVMNWTYGYDWVKEYQNKAALADIMVNSPLLQNGANLLMHDRDWTAAAMSDIVSGLRDKDYDLINPEQIELVKK, from the coding sequence ATGACAAATACGTTAAAATGGATGATGTTAGCACTACTGGTTTTTGTAGCAGCTTGCTCAACAAATGCAGGATCCGAACCAAATACCGATGCATCAAAAAACGAAGCTAGTAACAGTGAACAGGCGTCAAATGAGCAAGAAGCGAGCCAAGACTCTTCTGAAGAAGAAGCAGATTCAAAAGAGGCAAGTGACCAAGAGGAGAAGAAAGAGGAAGAAGAGGCCACTGCTGAAGAGACAGAGCCTGAGTATCGCTTAAATGAAGCATTTTGGGGATTTGAACCAATAAATGATGCTCCAGCTGAAGCAGTGCTTCTTACGATCGATGATGCACCAGATAAAAATGCAGTTGAAATGGCAAAGACACTTAAAGAACTTGACGCTCCTGCGATTTTCTTTGTGAATGGTCATTTTATTGATACTGATGAAGAAAAGGCTAGATTAAAGGAAATACATGAGATGGGCTTTGCAATTGGTAATCATACGATGACGCATGCTGATTTGAAATCTTTATCTGAGGATGAGCAAAGGGAAGAGATTTTGAAATTAAATGAGATGATTGAAGAAGTGATTGGTGAGAAGCCGAAGTTTTTTAGAGCGCCATTCGGATCAAACACTGATTATTCTAAGTCACTAGCTAAAGAAGAAGGCATGCTTGTGATGAATTGGACGTATGGATATGATTGGGTAAAAGAATATCAAAATAAAGCTGCACTAGCTGACATTATGGTCAATTCACCACTTCTACAAAATGGAGCAAACTTGCTTATGCATGACCGTGATTGGACAGCTGCGGCCATGAGTGACATTGTGTCCGGATTAAGAGATAAAGATTATGATCTCATCAATCCAGAACAAATCGAATTAGTTAAAAAATAA
- a CDS encoding alpha-ketoacid dehydrogenase subunit beta: MAQMTMIQAITDAMRTELKNDENVLVFGEDVGQNGGVFRATEGLQKEFGEDRVFDTPLAESGIGGMSIGLALTGFRPVPEVQFFGFVYEVMDAISGQMARLRYRSGGSFHAPITVRSPFGGGVKTPELHADSLEGLMAQQPGLKVVIPSNPYDAKGLLISAIRDNDPVIFLEHMKLYRSFRQEVPEEEYTIEIGKAEVKREGTDITIVTYGAMVQASLKAAEELEKNDISAEVIDLRTVSPLDIDTIIASVEKTNRAIVVQEAQKQAGIAANVVAEINDRAILSLEAPVLRVTAPDTVFAFSAAEDVWLPDHTDIIEKATQVVNF; the protein is encoded by the coding sequence ATGGCGCAAATGACAATGATTCAAGCAATCACTGATGCGATGCGTACGGAGTTGAAAAATGACGAGAACGTACTCGTGTTTGGTGAAGACGTAGGTCAAAACGGCGGCGTTTTCCGTGCGACAGAAGGACTTCAAAAGGAATTTGGCGAAGATCGCGTGTTCGATACTCCGCTTGCTGAATCAGGTATCGGTGGTATGTCTATCGGACTTGCACTTACTGGATTCCGTCCAGTACCAGAGGTTCAGTTCTTTGGTTTCGTATACGAAGTAATGGATGCTATTTCCGGTCAAATGGCACGTCTTCGTTACCGTTCAGGCGGCTCTTTCCACGCGCCGATTACGGTACGCTCACCATTTGGTGGCGGCGTTAAAACTCCTGAGCTTCATGCGGATAGCCTTGAAGGATTAATGGCGCAACAGCCAGGACTTAAAGTCGTAATCCCTTCAAACCCTTATGATGCAAAAGGACTTCTAATTTCTGCGATCCGTGATAACGATCCAGTTATTTTCCTTGAGCACATGAAACTTTATCGTTCTTTCCGTCAGGAAGTTCCTGAAGAAGAATACACAATTGAAATTGGTAAAGCTGAAGTAAAACGTGAAGGTACTGACATTACAATCGTAACTTACGGTGCGATGGTTCAGGCTTCTCTTAAAGCTGCTGAAGAGCTTGAGAAGAACGACATTAGCGCAGAAGTAATCGACCTTCGTACGGTTAGCCCGCTCGATATCGATACAATCATTGCATCTGTTGAAAAAACCAACCGTGCAATCGTTGTACAAGAAGCTCAAAAGCAAGCAGGAATTGCAGCTAACGTTGTAGCTGAAATTAACGACCGCGCAATTCTTAGCCTAGAAGCTCCAGTGCTTCGTGTAACTGCACCTGATACAGTGTTTGCATTCTCTGCAGCTGAAGATGTATGGCTTCCTGATCATACTGATATTATCGAAAAAGCAACTCAAGTTGTTAATTTCTAA
- the lpdA gene encoding dihydrolipoyl dehydrogenase gives MVVGDFPIELDTLVVGAGPGGYVAAIRAAQLGQKVAIADKGTLGGVCLNVGCIPSKAMINASHKYESAKHSDDIGITAENVSVDMKKVQEWKSSVVDKLTGGVAGLMKSNKVDVISGEVYFVDKNTVRIMDEKNSQTYTFNNCIIATGSRPIELPSFKWSKRVISSTGALALNEVPKKMVVIGGGYIGIELGTVYANFGTEVTILEGTKQILPGFEKQMSSLVSRRLKKKGNVEIITQALAQGVEETEDGVTVTAEIKGETKTFDADYVLVTVGRKPNTNEIGLEELGVEMTDKGLVKIDKQCRTNFDNIYAIGDIVEGPALAHKASYEGKVAAEVIGGENSVIDYLAIPAVVFSDPELASVGYTEQEAKDQGFEVKASKFPFGANGRALSLNDSEGFMKLITRKEDGLVIGAQIAGPNASDMIAELGLAIEAGMTAEDIALTIHAHPTLGEITMEAAEVALGTPIHIG, from the coding sequence ATGGTAGTAGGAGATTTTCCAATCGAATTAGACACACTTGTAGTAGGAGCTGGACCAGGTGGATATGTGGCTGCAATTCGCGCAGCACAGCTTGGTCAGAAAGTTGCCATTGCTGACAAAGGAACTCTAGGCGGAGTTTGCTTAAACGTTGGTTGTATTCCTTCAAAAGCAATGATCAACGCATCTCATAAATATGAGTCTGCAAAGCACTCCGATGATATCGGAATCACAGCTGAGAATGTGAGCGTCGACATGAAAAAAGTACAGGAGTGGAAGTCTTCTGTTGTTGATAAGCTTACTGGCGGCGTAGCAGGACTTATGAAATCAAATAAAGTTGATGTTATCAGTGGTGAAGTTTATTTCGTCGATAAGAACACAGTTCGTATCATGGACGAAAAGAATTCTCAAACGTATACATTCAACAACTGCATCATCGCAACAGGATCTCGCCCAATCGAACTTCCAAGCTTCAAATGGAGCAAGCGCGTGATTTCGTCAACTGGTGCACTTGCACTTAACGAAGTTCCTAAGAAAATGGTTGTTATCGGCGGCGGATACATTGGAATCGAACTTGGTACTGTGTATGCAAACTTCGGTACTGAAGTAACAATCCTTGAAGGTACGAAACAGATCCTACCTGGATTCGAAAAACAAATGAGCTCTCTTGTTTCTCGTCGTCTTAAGAAGAAAGGTAATGTAGAAATCATTACTCAAGCTCTTGCCCAAGGCGTTGAAGAAACAGAAGACGGCGTAACAGTAACAGCAGAAATCAAAGGTGAAACGAAGACGTTTGACGCTGATTATGTTCTAGTTACAGTTGGCCGTAAGCCAAATACAAATGAAATCGGTCTTGAAGAACTTGGCGTTGAAATGACGGACAAAGGGCTTGTGAAGATCGACAAGCAGTGTCGTACAAACTTCGATAACATCTATGCAATTGGTGATATCGTAGAAGGTCCTGCGCTTGCTCATAAAGCTTCTTATGAAGGTAAAGTAGCTGCAGAAGTAATCGGCGGTGAAAACTCTGTGATTGACTATCTTGCAATCCCAGCGGTTGTTTTCTCTGACCCAGAACTCGCTTCAGTTGGTTACACTGAACAAGAAGCAAAAGATCAAGGATTTGAAGTGAAGGCATCTAAATTCCCATTCGGCGCTAACGGACGTGCATTGTCTCTTAACGACAGTGAAGGATTTATGAAGCTTATCACTCGTAAAGAAGATGGCCTAGTGATCGGTGCTCAAATTGCTGGTCCTAACGCTTCTGATATGATTGCTGAGCTTGGTCTTGCAATCGAAGCTGGTATGACAGCTGAAGACATTGCGCTTACAATCCATGCTCACCCAACACTTGGAGAAATTACTATGGAAGCTGCTGAAGTAGCTCTAGGTACTCCAATTCATATTGGTTAA
- a CDS encoding DUF1885 family protein gives MPQSAYLTPVTDEDLSLIHVKELLTYYMNITSKTGEQLSWSYGDFAFPYTLVENANSDEWFYLKGKNDAYRTIVIGLVEKKIQIVLPDQSTHGDKAKANELCKFLATKLKADLILFNGRKMRYAKK, from the coding sequence ATGCCACAAAGCGCCTACCTCACTCCCGTAACAGACGAGGATCTGTCACTCATTCATGTTAAAGAACTGCTCACTTATTACATGAACATTACTTCGAAAACTGGAGAACAGCTTTCCTGGTCGTATGGTGACTTTGCTTTTCCTTATACACTTGTTGAAAATGCTAACTCTGATGAATGGTTTTATTTAAAGGGTAAAAATGATGCTTACCGTACAATTGTCATTGGACTTGTTGAGAAAAAGATCCAGATTGTTCTACCCGATCAATCGACTCATGGTGATAAAGCAAAAGCAAATGAACTATGTAAATTTCTTGCTACAAAACTAAAAGCAGATCTCATCCTTTTTAATGGTCGGAAAATGCGATATGCAAAAAAATAA
- a CDS encoding aminotransferase class I/II-fold pyridoxal phosphate-dependent enzyme, with the protein MQQNETPLFTGLVNHANKNPIQFHIPGHKKGNGMDPEFRAFIGDNALSIDLINIQPLDDLHHPHGMIKKAQDLAAEAFGADSTFFSVQGTSGAIMTMVMTVCSPGDKIIVPRNVHKSVMSAIIFSGATPVFIHPEIDPKLGISHGITPVAVKKALKQHPDAKGVLVINPTYFGISANLEEIVSISHEYDVPVLVDEAHGVHIHFHDRLPVSAMQAGADMAATSVHKLGGSMTQSSVLNVKEGLISAKRVQTIISMLTTTSTSYILLASLDVARKRLVMDGYELIENAIQLADRARNQINDISPLYCVGNEILGTNATYDYDPTKLIISVHDLGITGYEAEVWLRKEANLEVELSDLYNLLCIVTPGDNEESVNALVYALKDMVEAFKESDGTVTEKFDVHAPDIPTLAVSPRDAFYSETEIIPFTESAGRVIAEFVMVYPPGIPIFIPGEIITEENLNYIVENIEAGLPVQGPEDDELNDIRVIKEYKAIK; encoded by the coding sequence TTGCAACAAAACGAAACACCATTATTCACTGGTTTAGTTAACCACGCAAATAAAAACCCCATTCAATTTCATATTCCTGGTCATAAAAAAGGAAATGGAATGGATCCTGAATTTCGTGCATTTATCGGAGATAATGCACTTTCGATTGACTTAATTAATATTCAGCCCCTTGATGATCTTCATCATCCGCATGGCATGATTAAAAAAGCACAGGACCTTGCAGCAGAAGCTTTTGGTGCCGATTCCACATTCTTCTCTGTTCAAGGTACAAGTGGCGCAATCATGACAATGGTTATGACCGTATGTTCTCCTGGTGACAAAATTATCGTGCCAAGAAACGTCCATAAATCGGTCATGTCTGCCATCATCTTTTCAGGTGCCACGCCAGTATTCATTCACCCTGAAATTGATCCTAAGCTCGGCATTTCTCATGGCATCACTCCGGTCGCAGTAAAGAAAGCGCTCAAACAGCACCCTGATGCTAAAGGCGTTCTCGTCATTAACCCTACTTATTTTGGGATTTCTGCGAATTTAGAAGAAATTGTTTCAATTTCTCATGAATATGACGTTCCCGTTTTAGTTGATGAAGCACATGGTGTTCACATTCATTTTCATGATCGCTTGCCAGTTTCAGCCATGCAGGCAGGTGCAGATATGGCCGCAACTAGCGTTCATAAACTCGGTGGATCAATGACACAAAGCTCTGTGCTAAATGTAAAAGAAGGCCTAATCTCTGCTAAGCGCGTACAAACCATTATCAGCATGCTCACAACAACTTCTACTTCTTATATTCTCCTTGCTTCTCTTGATGTTGCAAGAAAGAGACTCGTGATGGATGGGTACGAATTAATCGAAAACGCGATACAACTAGCAGACCGAGCACGGAATCAAATCAATGATATCTCACCACTCTATTGTGTTGGGAATGAAATTCTTGGAACGAATGCCACTTACGACTATGATCCAACAAAACTAATTATCTCTGTCCACGATCTAGGGATTACAGGCTATGAAGCAGAAGTATGGTTACGAAAAGAGGCAAATCTGGAAGTGGAGCTTTCCGATTTGTATAACTTGCTTTGTATTGTCACACCAGGTGATAATGAGGAATCCGTTAATGCCCTCGTATACGCCTTAAAAGATATGGTAGAAGCTTTTAAAGAGTCGGATGGTACAGTTACTGAAAAGTTTGACGTTCATGCTCCAGATATACCGACACTAGCCGTTTCTCCAAGGGATGCATTTTATTCTGAAACGGAAATCATTCCATTTACTGAGTCAGCGGGGCGCGTCATCGCTGAATTCGTTATGGTTTATCCACCAGGCATTCCAATCTTTATTCCTGGTGAAATCATTACGGAAGAAAACTTGAATTATATTGTGGAAAATATTGAAGCTGGTCTTCCTGTTCAAGGACCTGAAGATGATGAATTAAACGATATCCGTGTGATTAAAGAATACAAAGCAATTAAATAA
- a CDS encoding glycine betaine uptake BCCT transporter — MNKLTAVFIISVVLSLLFISWGTISPESLDAMTSSLQSFLQVKFGWFYLLAASGFLIFAIYLIFSKYGRLRLGKETDVPEYNLITWFAMLFSAGMGIGLVFWGVAEPMFHYYDPPAGAASQSDEAARLAFQYSFFHWGLHPWAIYTTVALALAFFKFRKGAPGLISAIFYPILGERVNGPIGKIIDVIAVIATVFGVATSLGFGASQIGGGISYLTGVENSFTTQLIIILVVTVLYMISASTGISRGIKYLSNTNIVLAILLMFFLLFAGPTNFIMDLFTSTLGSYIQNLPSMSLRMRPFEGSSWIQSWTIFYWAWWIAWAPFVGTFIARVSKGRTIREFVLGVLLVPTIFGGLWFSVFGGSAISLDMAGTGIYDIINNQGMEVALFAVLEQYPLGTFMSIIAILLISTFFITSADSATFVLGMQTTNGSMNPSTKVKLTWGVIQSSAAAVLLWSGGLGALQTASIIAAFPFAIIIIGMIISLLKAFKQEKIPPRPPKKDESK, encoded by the coding sequence TTGAATAAGCTTACAGCAGTCTTTATAATCTCTGTAGTGTTATCTCTTCTCTTTATTTCTTGGGGAACCATTTCTCCAGAGTCTTTAGATGCAATGACTTCTTCACTTCAAAGCTTTCTTCAGGTGAAGTTTGGATGGTTTTATTTATTAGCAGCGTCAGGCTTTCTAATTTTTGCGATCTATCTTATTTTTTCGAAGTACGGCAGACTTCGACTTGGAAAAGAAACGGATGTACCGGAGTATAATCTCATTACATGGTTTGCGATGTTATTCTCAGCTGGAATGGGAATTGGACTTGTATTCTGGGGCGTTGCAGAACCAATGTTCCATTATTACGATCCACCTGCTGGCGCAGCTTCTCAGTCAGATGAAGCTGCACGACTTGCGTTTCAGTATAGTTTCTTCCATTGGGGGCTACACCCTTGGGCGATTTATACCACCGTTGCGTTAGCACTAGCATTCTTTAAGTTTAGAAAAGGAGCACCAGGTCTTATTAGTGCTATTTTTTATCCGATTCTTGGAGAGCGAGTAAATGGACCTATTGGTAAAATAATTGACGTTATCGCTGTTATTGCGACCGTATTTGGTGTCGCTACTTCACTCGGATTCGGAGCTTCACAAATCGGTGGAGGAATCTCTTATTTAACAGGGGTCGAAAATTCATTTACAACACAGTTAATTATTATTTTAGTTGTAACGGTCCTCTATATGATTTCCGCATCAACTGGAATTTCGAGAGGAATTAAATATTTAAGTAATACAAACATTGTCCTTGCGATTTTACTTATGTTCTTCCTACTCTTTGCAGGACCAACAAACTTTATTATGGATCTGTTTACATCAACTCTTGGTTCATATATTCAAAATTTGCCTAGCATGAGTCTTCGTATGAGACCATTTGAAGGGTCATCATGGATCCAAAGCTGGACAATCTTCTACTGGGCATGGTGGATTGCATGGGCGCCATTTGTAGGAACATTTATCGCTCGTGTATCAAAAGGTAGAACGATTCGAGAATTTGTTCTTGGTGTTCTTTTAGTGCCAACGATCTTTGGTGGATTATGGTTCTCTGTGTTTGGAGGTTCAGCTATTTCTCTTGATATGGCCGGAACAGGTATTTACGACATTATTAACAACCAGGGTATGGAAGTTGCACTATTCGCTGTACTAGAGCAATATCCACTTGGTACATTTATGTCGATCATTGCGATATTACTAATCAGTACCTTCTTTATTACATCGGCTGACTCAGCAACATTTGTTCTTGGGATGCAAACGACGAATGGAAGTATGAATCCTTCAACCAAAGTGAAATTAACTTGGGGTGTGATTCAGTCATCAGCTGCTGCAGTTCTTCTTTGGTCAGGTGGCCTCGGTGCCCTGCAAACTGCGTCTATCATAGCCGCTTTTCCGTTTGCTATTATCATAATCGGTATGATAATCTCTCTATTAAAAGCTTTTAAACAAGAAAAAATACCGCCAAGACCACCTAAAAAAGATGAGTCAAAATAA
- a CDS encoding YkyA family protein: MLRKYRLGIISLFFCFLMLGLAGCQFGGSPAEKMYDHLEEAVALEDQFREQQEPLAKAEKKEQDIYNEIVALSMEEFDKIEKLSKEAEENADQRLEYLKKEKESIDEAYEEFEEVKDLTEDLETDAAKKDAKSLIEIMDKRYEAYGKLHKEYKTAVEQDQKLYSSLQDKELTLEQLQEQIKVVNEKYGKVAKHKESFNKFTSEFNEAKKAFYESAELNVNYGE; the protein is encoded by the coding sequence TTGCTACGTAAATATCGTTTGGGAATTATTTCTCTGTTTTTCTGTTTTCTAATGCTTGGGTTAGCTGGTTGTCAGTTTGGTGGTAGCCCAGCAGAAAAAATGTATGACCATTTAGAGGAAGCTGTTGCTCTTGAAGATCAATTTAGAGAACAACAAGAACCTTTGGCGAAGGCAGAGAAAAAGGAGCAAGACATTTATAATGAGATTGTTGCACTAAGTATGGAAGAGTTTGATAAGATTGAAAAGCTTTCGAAAGAAGCTGAAGAAAATGCAGATCAGCGACTTGAGTATTTAAAGAAGGAAAAAGAAAGCATCGATGAAGCATATGAAGAGTTTGAGGAAGTTAAAGATTTAACAGAGGACCTTGAAACGGATGCAGCTAAGAAAGATGCCAAAAGCTTGATTGAAATTATGGATAAGCGTTATGAAGCTTATGGAAAGCTACATAAAGAATACAAAACAGCTGTTGAACAAGATCAAAAGCTCTACAGCTCACTACAAGATAAAGAACTAACTTTAGAGCAACTCCAAGAACAAATTAAAGTCGTTAACGAGAAATATGGCAAAGTGGCTAAGCACAAAGAAAGTTTCAACAAATTCACATCTGAATTTAATGAAGCCAAAAAAGCTTTTTATGAATCAGCTGAATTAAATGTGAATTACGGAGAATAG
- a CDS encoding GapA-binding peptide SR1P, which produces MGIIICQTCEKTIDHVHEEKVSTLYSRCPECNKKDKK; this is translated from the coding sequence ATGGGTATTATCATTTGCCAAACTTGCGAAAAAACGATTGATCACGTTCATGAAGAGAAGGTAAGCACACTTTATAGCAGATGCCCGGAATGCAATAAAAAAGATAAAAAATAA
- the def gene encoding peptide deformylase produces the protein MLTMKDIRREGDPILTEVANEITLPATEEEKQTLREMLEFLINSQDPEAALKYELRSGIGIAAPQIGISKRMIAVHVSDHRGTLYSYGIMNPKIISHSVEKTYLDGGEGCLSVDREVPGAVPRYARITVKGVDAEGNPLKLRLKGLPAIVVQHEVDHLDGVMFYDRINNEEASELTPLGR, from the coding sequence ATGTTAACAATGAAAGATATTCGTAGAGAAGGGGATCCAATCCTAACTGAAGTTGCAAATGAAATTACCCTTCCTGCAACTGAAGAAGAAAAGCAAACCTTAAGAGAAATGCTTGAATTCCTTATTAATAGTCAAGATCCTGAAGCTGCCTTAAAGTATGAATTACGCTCAGGTATCGGAATTGCTGCACCACAAATCGGCATTAGCAAACGTATGATTGCGGTACACGTCTCTGACCATAGAGGCACGCTATATAGCTATGGCATTATGAATCCAAAAATCATTAGTCATTCCGTTGAAAAAACGTATTTAGATGGAGGGGAAGGCTGTCTTTCCGTTGATCGTGAAGTACCTGGTGCTGTACCGAGATATGCTCGGATTACAGTCAAGGGTGTTGATGCTGAAGGTAATCCACTAAAGCTAAGATTAAAGGGGCTGCCTGCAATCGTTGTACAACATGAAGTTGATCATCTTGATGGCGTTATGTTTTACGATCGGATTAACAATGAAGAAGCAAGTGAATTAACACCTTTAGGTCGATAA
- a CDS encoding dihydrolipoamide acetyltransferase family protein: MAFQFKMPDIGEGIHEGEIVKWFVKSGDEVKEDDILAEVQNDKAVVEIPSPVDGTVKEVHAEEGATVIVGDVVITFDAEGYEDAEEEPAAEQPQAEEEAPKAEAKSEAKEDSAGSKPLPEDEEETDPTKRVIAMPAVRKYARENGVSISKVSGSGKNGRVVKEDIDTHLNGGGETASEAPAASEEKAEAKQETATTSAQPQASAQPETREKMKGMRKAIAKAMVNSKHTAPHVTHMDEVVVTDLVAHRKKFKQYAADKDVKLTYLPYVVKALVSALREFPMLNASIDDSTEEIVHKHYYNIGIAANTDAGLVVPVVKEADRKPLLNVSSEINELAKKARDGKLSGDDMKGSTCTISNLGSAGGQWFTPIINNPDAAILGIGRIEEKPVVIDGEIVAAPVLALSISYDHRLIDGVTAQLALNHIKRLLNDPQLLMMEA, translated from the coding sequence GTGGCATTTCAATTTAAGATGCCGGATATCGGTGAAGGTATCCATGAAGGCGAAATCGTAAAATGGTTTGTTAAATCCGGAGATGAAGTTAAAGAAGACGATATTCTTGCAGAAGTACAAAACGACAAAGCTGTTGTTGAAATTCCTTCCCCAGTAGACGGAACAGTTAAAGAAGTTCACGCTGAAGAAGGCGCAACTGTAATCGTTGGAGACGTAGTGATTACTTTTGACGCAGAAGGTTATGAAGATGCTGAGGAAGAACCTGCAGCTGAACAGCCTCAAGCTGAAGAAGAAGCTCCTAAAGCAGAAGCAAAATCTGAAGCAAAAGAAGATAGTGCTGGATCAAAACCACTTCCTGAAGATGAAGAAGAAACGGATCCAACAAAACGCGTTATTGCTATGCCAGCAGTACGTAAATATGCTCGTGAAAACGGCGTAAGCATTTCCAAAGTATCTGGTTCAGGTAAAAATGGTCGCGTCGTAAAAGAAGACATCGACACTCACTTGAATGGTGGAGGCGAAACAGCTTCTGAAGCTCCAGCAGCGTCAGAAGAAAAAGCTGAAGCGAAGCAAGAAACGGCTACTACATCAGCTCAACCACAAGCATCCGCACAGCCGGAAACTCGTGAGAAGATGAAAGGTATGCGTAAAGCAATTGCGAAAGCAATGGTTAACTCGAAGCATACTGCTCCACACGTAACTCATATGGATGAAGTTGTTGTAACAGATCTTGTTGCTCACCGTAAGAAGTTCAAACAATATGCTGCAGACAAAGATGTGAAGCTAACTTACCTTCCATACGTTGTGAAAGCTCTTGTTTCTGCACTTCGCGAATTCCCTATGTTGAATGCATCAATCGATGATTCCACAGAAGAAATCGTACACAAGCATTATTACAACATTGGTATCGCTGCTAACACTGACGCTGGATTAGTTGTTCCTGTCGTAAAAGAAGCAGACCGCAAGCCACTTCTTAACGTTTCATCTGAAATTAATGAGTTGGCTAAAAAAGCTCGCGATGGTAAACTATCAGGGGACGATATGAAAGGTAGCACATGTACTATTTCTAACCTGGGTTCTGCTGGTGGTCAATGGTTCACTCCAATCATCAACAATCCAGATGCTGCTATTCTTGGTATTGGTCGTATTGAGGAGAAGCCAGTTGTTATCGACGGAGAAATCGTTGCTGCACCTGTTCTTGCTCTATCGATCAGCTACGACCACAGACTTATTGATGGCGTAACAGCACAACTTGCTCTTAATCACATCAAGCGTCTGTTGAACGATCCACAACTCTTAATGATGGAGGCGTAA